Genomic window (Apis cerana isolate GH-2021 linkage group LG1, AcerK_1.0, whole genome shotgun sequence):
atatatatatacgtctcTGTGGATGTTGAACCTCATCACCGGCGTTGCGTTGCAAATTAAAGACAATTAATAACATTCAacattcttcattttattcgaCATGGACGAAATTTTACCAACTAAATGATTTCTGCCTCTGAtaaatctcaaaatttattttactactttattttataaataaaaattatttttcttcgcgaaatcattgtaaaaaagaaagaaaaagaaattcttcctgtttattcttcttaatttatttcgattcaattttattattagaaacgtgaaattttatcaGGAATCCTCTGTATTCttcttatataatcaaaacctcaaggtatataaaatataaaatatacttaatatactTAATCCTGAGAACGAGTGAATCTCCTTACAGTCGTTTCGAATATTCTCCGTAAATCTGATCAGCCATCGTATTGCATCGTGTGCCAACAGGTGCATATATCGCTTATCCGATGTCGATCGGCAGCGACATGTGCGCGAATGCGTTTGAACTAGTCGCGCACTGTCATCCTCGCCACGTTCCATTTGTCGGTCCCGCTCGGAATACCGGGTGGCTCGTTAATTTAGGATCAATTATCGCGTCACGCCGCGTCACCGAGAACGAGGCGTGTCCTGGTCGCATCAGTGTGTACAGACGACCCTTCTCTTCCACGATGCGCATACTTTTCAGCCACgtaaattttactaattacGTAGTTGCGTagctttcgtttcgaaatcgtgCGCCCGCAAACGATCCTCCTTTCCCTATCccgtttattttccttttctttttctttttaatcattgtCCACCGATAAACAGAATTCCATCGatggaatattaatttgttggcCAACGAGGACGAGAACAATTATTCCCTGGCATTcgaggagaaatttttctcgttattattaatataaaatgaaatttacgaCCGAAAAAATTCCAGATTTctgtttcgttttatttcgcttttttttttctcccttttttcttttttcttcgatgcTTGTAAATCGGAGAAAGAATCGTGTTCAGGGTATTGAGGAGTGGGAGAGGAGAATAATGTGGAAAGatcacatatttttaattcgatttaatcgGTGGCAACATGTAAGCGGGTTACATAGATTATATCGACCACTGTATTGTGAGACACTGGTATATACGCATACTTTCCAAGTCTGTCTACAcggttataatatatgtatatagaatatgtatagaaagatctactatatatatatatatacacatatggaTAATTAGGAATATACAATGTGAGATCTTTTCGTATTCACGCGACCGTGTGCAGCTCCGTACATAcgcaataatataatctttcgcGCGGCAATTAAAGATTATCTTGtatcatacatatacacaACGACCATtcgtatttacaattatatacaaagaaaataaataatttaaacgtcTAATCGATAATGATCGTACTCCGCGAACTTGTGTGTACTTACTAGAATCGTATCTATGCCGATATGCATACAGTCGATAAATATAATGGGTTCAGTCTGCGGCCATGACGATCGTACAAAATAACGAACGTCAAACTTTccgcttttctctctctctttctctctctttccaacCTACAAATCGCCCGAGATTTCACCGTGATTCAAGATTTATTGCTGCATTTATCGTTAAACTAAtcgtaaaatagaaaattatttggtAATCGCTAGTAATGCAGTTAAGAATTAGACCAAGATCTTATCGCGTCGACCGGTAAATGCCGAAGACCActtaaaatatcgttaaacACGCGTTTTCTACTTCCATTTTAGCCCGAGTTCCCGTTTCGACAATCAGCTCCGCGATTCCGTTCCGATCTtccttgattatttttatattagtttgGAAGTGAACACTTCTCTCAGGACCATATTTATCGTTGATCGATTAATGGGAATGATTGTTTCCAGTCACGATTTCCTCCCCATCCTCGTCAACGGGGACCGTCGAGTGATTGTACAGACCTTGGGCCATCAGTTGTAGAGCGAGCGGATTCTTCTGCCCGCTCGCCTTTTTGATTTTCGCTCTTTTATTTTGGAACCAGATCTTGATCTGCGCCTCGTTCAATCCCAGATCTCTCGAGAGTTGTTGCCTCCTTCTCTCGGTCAGATATCGATTTTCCGCGAATTCCCTCTTCAATCTTGCCAGTTGTTCCGCGCTGAACGCGGTCCTTGGACGCTTCTCTTCAGGCGAGCCATTCTTCCCGTTGTGCGATCGCTTCACCCGCCTCGTTCGCGGCCCTGCAAATCATCGATCAATTGCTCGTTAATCCACAATTCTATCCTCTACGAtcattcgattcaattttcatcgGATAGTTAAATAAGGCGACGCGGGGATTAACATATAATGAATTTCAGACCGTATCACGCTCGAATTCGCGACCATCATCCGTAAATCCTATTCCGAGCGAGCGATGTAATCGCGTGATGAAAAGCTCGAGCATTCATCAAACTAGCAATCTATCAATAAAATCTTCGCTGATAATTCTTTAAACGATTACGCAAATAACGGttaatcgtaataaaatcTAGTCAAAATTATATCCCTCGATTATCTCTTCATATTGCAACGTGTGAAAGTTACAACCTTATCGCGTCGTATTATCGCGTTTTCGTGACTTTTATAAGTAACTATTTAAACCGCACGTCgcttatgaatattcataaaccGACCTATCATAAAATCTCGCGTTAATCTCTTATAATTTCTAGTGAAACAAATCGCCCGAGCACAaatgtatcaaaaaaattacaaacgtATTCCAAATCATTCCTTCGATCTTGAATCAATTCATCTAAATATCCACTTTTTCCGGttcattttaaagaagaagaaaaaaagaattaatcttCGTACACACGATGCATTCCAGCTAAAATTAATCCCGATTTTAAGATCCATCCATCGATCACCCTTCGACACCCTTCGCTGTTTAATTACTCGGGGGAGAGACGGAGGGAACGAAACATCGATTCGTAATTGGGCTCGTAATTGGTAATTATTGTCGGATGATTATCGGATGTTAGAATCGCGGACCACCTCGATAACATAGATACGTGGCGCGATATCTATGTCGACGACAACGGTCGCACAAGGTAGATCGCGGTTATAAGTTCAGGGGGAATTAAGTTCTGCGAACGGGTGCAGGTGGTGCGCTCTAAGTTGTTACCGTTCATCCCGGGTTTGTAACTCTCAATTACCCATAAACTATGCAGCCAAGTTAGTTCCACTCGGATCATACGAATACGTTCCATCCCGTTCGAGTTCGAAACTGGTCGCTATTTCTTTGTTGGGGAATCTTTATCGAGGAGGCCGATGTAATTGGCCCAACTTTATCGCGGCGCGCGCGATTTTTCGATGGCGTCCACCACGGCAAAACGCGTGTTTGATTTACATAGAAACTGGTTTCTAGATGTAACGGTCGGCCGTAAGTAAATTGATTAAGCCGATACAGGGAGAAATAGTGGTAACGAGAGTAGCGAGGTATGGCCGGTTGCGTTCCTCGACTTCCGTGATGCTTACGCGATTAACTGAGATATATCTGTCCCGGTTGAGAGATACAGATTCCGGGAAATGGTGGCGGGATTAATCTCGCGCGGACCACCCTGTATAAGCATCGATCAGTTTCGCGGCTCGCGATAAATTAGggctattaatatttattatgttattcgCGCGAGactgcgcgtgtgtgtgtgtataattTATAGCCGAATAACAGTATATCATTaagcgtttctttttttatcgctaATGAATTCGAGCATTCCGATGAATCCGTGTAAAAGTATTCGATTACGCTgctaaaagaatttatttaacataactGGAAACCTACCGGAAGATGGCCTGTCCGAGTATCTGGTACAATAAACCCACGCGGGCCAAGGACTCTGGCCATTGAGCCCGGTTTGATTGGTAGCGGGATTGGAAGTGCTTCCGGAACTGCTATCTCCGCTCAAGGAGTCGCTGCCGATGGTCGAGGACGTAGAGCCCAAAGAAGGCGCCCCGGTTACGGAGCTTCCGGTGACAGAACTCCTGCTGCTCGCTAAACTCTCGAGACTTCCGCTTCTGCTGAGGCCACTGTTCCTCTGAAGAGGTGACGTAAGCCCACAATGGGATGAAAACAAATCCCTGTCTCTGTGCATCGAGAAACTGTTAGCTTGGGGCCTTGTCGGAGATAATCGGTTCGACGACAGGCTCAGATCACGTGGTAGAGAAAGAGGGCTGTGACGTGGAATCGGAACTGGGATCGTAGTCGAGTGGCCGGACACCAGAGCGGCCTGGGCTTTCGGGGCTTTCGTATTTAGAATCGCTTCCCGGCCGAAATCGGGTCTCAGGATATTTACCACGCTGAATCTTAATGGCGTTTCGATATCGTCTTTATGATCCTGTTGCTGATCCTGCCGAGGGATCACGTGACTCTCGGGTGAACGTACCCGATGATGGtgatggtgatggtggtgaTGGTGGCTGCCGATCCCAAGTCGAAGGCCGTAAGCGGAATCCATTGTTACGAGAGCTACGCTCATTTTTCGATCTTCTTAATCCAGCCCGTGCGTCTgccaatgtaaaaaaataaaagaacttgGCTCGGTTCAACGATCGAGTTCCGATTAAGATGCCTTTATTGTcatcatatttgtgaaaaatcacGTTCGTCGCGTATATCTAGTCTATCGAATCTCAATGTTCACTGGATCGGGACACTGATTCACGATTCGATGTTTCATCTATTTGGAAAGTTTTGCTCGAAAGTTCACAACACGTGTCACTTCTTCACTGATCTTCCATTGACACAGATCGTTGGCTTGTTGACACCTCGTGTCGCAGACAGAGAGTTTCGAATCGTCCTTTTCCCGCGTCCTTATCGCGTCGTAATATTTGTCAGGGGATGCTGGGTGGTATCGCTCACGTGGCAACCTCTTTCAACCGCGAAACATCCTCGCGTTTAATGCTCGTATTGCCCGAAGCGAGATTAACGGTTTGACTCTGGATCACTTCCAAGAGCGAGAAGTCTCCTTAGTATTGGCTTTTCTCGAGGTTTCCGAGGACTCGAGCGAGTGCTGTGACGGGTCTGACTGGCTGTCCATCCGTCGCTCAGTGATGTCTAAACTAGGGGACCTGTGGTCCCTACTTACCGCTTTCCCCTCCGCCCCCCTCGCCCCTTCACTCCTCCTACGCCCCAGTCTGGAGTGCAGTGCACTAGACACCCTCGATTGTATCTCTATTAACTCTTCAGTCATAGGCTCCGCCCACTGGCGTAAGGTCTACCCTACTCCCCTCCGTTCACTTCCCCCACCACCAGTGGCACGGAGAGTAGGGGGCCGGAGTTAGAGTTTACTACGATCGATGCCACTGCATCGTTCCAGTCTCGTTTCAACGTCGACCAGATTTTTGTCTTGCTtataacttttctttctttttttcttttttttccttcatctCCTTCTACGTATCGCTGTTTTGGGGAAAAATATGTtgtcaagttttttttttgaaaacacgATTTTCCTTGTAGGAAATACCCGACCATTTTTGGAAAGAATTATACAAACTGATTGCATCTTTGCTCGAGTTAGGCATgagatttttcacttttttttttaggaatttttttttaaacaactaAGAGGAAAACTTTAATTGCAAGATTTGAAGATAAATATGGCTCGTTACGATACGCGCACGAGTAGGAATACTCGCAAATGTTTCCAAGTAATTTGGCAATATCGCCCCAAAAAACGAAGATATCCGCGCCACTGCGAGTGTCGGTACAAAACGCCAGCCTTTCCCCGCCCCGTTTCGTTCCCCCACCACCAGCTGGAACGAAGATCTCGCCCACAATCTTGCCCCTCCCCGTACAGGCCACGCCCACGTCACCTCCCCTCCCACTTTTCGTTATCCACTACTCCATACTTTTGTTCCTCCCCACCTAGATTTCCATCCGGAGAGCAGCTAATTCATTTCTTCGAGTCGACAAGCGTTCTCTCACTGACGTGAATTTTATCGTTCGACGTTCAAATCgctttatacaaaaatttataccgGAGCATCCACGTCCACCGAGCAACCACCTCTCACCAGTTATCCCCCTCTTTTCAAGGTGGAGCCCGGTGACGGTTAacgaacaaatatattatccgtGCCGTAGCAGATGCTGATCCACGAGCCTACCGCTCGTCTCCACTCGTTTCTTTTCCTGTTGCCCTTTCCTTTCGTTTAAATGCGTCAATCGTTGTTTGTTCGTCCAAAGGTAAACAGATATTCGGTTCATCGTTCAATTTGCACCCATCACTTTTTCTTTCGGATATCTTTCCCTTCTTGTTTCTATCCCATCTCTGATAAAACTCTGTTAAAGcttctcgatcgatcgcaTACCTGTGTTTCCCGACGTGAAAGGGGTTGTTTCCCCCCTACCTGCATAACTCTTATTACCGGTGAACGAACCTTTATCTTCGAAGCGATCTTAAATCGTTATGATTCTGATACATGTTGTGGACACTCGAAAGGCGTAATTAACTTCATTAGAAACAGCGACGACACACTCGCCCATTAACCAGTAAAGAGAAAATTACAGTCATTAACCCTTTTAACGTCTAATCGCATGAGATTCTCTTCTTCTCGGTGGAAGCGTTATTTGCTCACGACATGGAAAGAACGAACCTACGTATTAGGAGCACGCGAGACTTATAAGGAGCCGTCATTAAAATCCTGCCAATTAAACCCTGTAACAAAACGTGTATCGCGATATCTACGGTGAGTCACGTGCAAACTAATATATTATCGGTCaagtaattaatgaaaattcgaaaattgaagCAGCAACTCACAGCTGGATTAAAAACAATCCTTTACGccggagatatatatataatggagATCGTAGGCACTTGGACAAAATAGGAACGTTAATTCAAGGAAATAAACGTGATTAGTGGAAAGAGCGTGGAATTGAACGTTTTGCAAGATATAGCAGGCAAGTATAATGGGTAATTCTAGCGAAGATAATGATCATAATCGTTGAGTCTCGATTACAACGGAACGAGAGAATAGTATAATCGCGAAAAGTCCACTCTTTACATgtccataaaattttctacgttACACAACACCTGTTCTCCGTGAACATGTTTACGAGCATAACACGTTTTCATCCGTgactttcaaaattatatttctaaccaTAGTTGGATCAGACGTGGAGCGAACGGAAGGCGATTCCTTTGTTCCGGCAAGCTGAAGTTTTTgcgaaaaaaaagcaaaaagaaagaaagaaaaaataaagaaaggtaCCAGCACGTTGTAGCATGCTGGAGAGCACGGTTTTATTAATGACCACACCTAAGTATACCAGCTGCTACGTGAACCACAAAGGAATCATTAGTTCCTGGTTAGATTCGTATAAGAACAATAATAGAGATAGCCGCTATAAATAACCATAACGTGTCTATCCATCAAGAGCGGCCTCGTCTGAGAACAGAATTCTACGCCACTTTCCAGTTCGAACGCTTTCAGTTGGTGGAGGGGGATAGTCCTCTGAACTAGTTTTCAACGCGATCCTCCTTCAGCCTCCTTTAAACCTACGCCGTGCTCCACTGTTATTTGTCGAGAATAGATCGATCCCGATAAATTGATCTAACCATTGATCTAAGATTTGCCCCCTCGGGTAAATCGAATTTCGCGTGAAAAATTGCGTTCTACCGCTCCAAGGCTTCGATTCGAGTTTACATAATCCATTTTGCTTCGCACAAGAATCTAATAAAACCACACTCATAGACGTCATGTTATCTACGTTATTACCTGTAACGCGATAGCGTATAATTTCATTCCCTCCTCGAGAATTGTTACATATTTCCAGTCGAGCTGTTCCAAAGCTTGACCATCCGtcgagaacaaaaaaaaaaaagaaaaaaaacgagaccAGTTCTAAATTCATTCGAGAACGATCCCCGTGATTCCGACGAGATTTGTAAAAAGAGAAACGGGGTTTGTCCACCCCTCCGAAGTTTGACACTGTCATCCGTCTTTGGACTGATTACCGTTCAAATGTATTCCAACAAGAACGGATAGTTGGAGGGCGAGGCGTGGTTAATTTCGTTCGTTAGGACACGTACCACTACTCGCATGCGGACACTCGAAGGGGATCGGTgatcgaaaagagaaaatgccTAGGGCGAGACCAATCGCGACGTCTCGTACGTCAGGGATTGATTGGGTTTTTCGTTCGGcttgaaaaaggaagaatggGACGCGGGGATCTTGCAGCGACGATCATTATTCCTCGAACGCGATTTGTAAACGGGTTCTATTTATGGCACTGCAAACTCTATAATCAGCCGCCGCAGGGGCGACGacttatttagaataattaatgctGGTACGACCTCGCGAACCGGTTGCCGGCCAATCGCGATAACGGCCTCCCCTCCACATCGCCCATAGAGGGGAAGCGAGGGGCGTGGCCAAGCGGCGGACACGCCCACCCCGCTCGATCCACATGCAACCTCGCGTGCAAACTCCCCGCTTTTCCCCCTTCCCTTTTTCCGTGTATCGCCACTTTTTCGAGAGGCTCGCGATATTTTCTAGAGCAGAAGCGAAACCTGCGCGTAACCATGCGCGTCCGGACGAGCATCGCGCAACTTTATCCTTTATCCGTGCAAGTCTACaccagtttctttttttcttttttagataaaCGTTTATAAATTGTGGACTAAAAGACATCTTCTTTGAACAACGCTTCTTCGCGGTATTCATTTTCGTCGGGAGTTATTGggtgttaaattttaatacaacttCGATCgatctattattaatgatcgatcgatattccaTAACTTATCATTAACATTCGTACGAAATTTGTATACGATGataaaagatagaagaaacgtaataaaaaaattgaataaaaaaatcgattcgataaaaGATACGCGTCTCAggacgagatatatatatatatacaatagaaTCGAACTCCAAACCAAAACAATCGGCGTAACACGCGCAAGCGTGTCTTACATCGGAGGACGAGGTGGGGacgagaataataaatacgatCGACGGGACGCGTGAACCCGTATAACTACGCGATCAATCGAGCTGATTGAAAGTATCCGACGGGTAGGGCCGTCGTGCATCGACGAAAGTGctcttcctccttccctcGGTCACACGGACACACCCCCGCCCTACGCGAGGTACACCATCGATGATTCCCCTAATCCCGTTTATAAACACTCGACGACCACTCCCACCTCCCCTGCTGCGGAGGGATGATGCCATTCCTACCCTCCACCGCCACAGAGAACGTCGACCGCTCGTTTTCACAGCCTGTTACGCTTCCTGCGAGATCCTGCGCCCCCCTATATTTGTACTGAGATAATGCACACCCGGTACATACGAAGATAACCGCACCCCAGGGATGCGGTATGCTGCTTATGAACCGTTCTAACGCGATGGGGAACCGCAAAGTGTACTGATTTATCGGCGGGGATGTGATGAACGAGGAAATCGtgttctctccctcttccaaCAGGGGCTCCTCTCTCGAGCCACTCTCCTCCTCTCGTGCAAGGATGTTGCTCCGAAGAAACAGTGAGTCTTTCATGGCTGAAAACTTGTTACGccgttttttctctctctctctctctctcccggaTTAAATCTCCCGGATACAAAGTGAAGCGACCGCGGGGTAAAAACGAAACGACGCATTTTCTTTGTAGACGTTATTTGTAGACAAGTATTCTATCGGAGAAAGAGTCCAAGTAACGAGTCCATTCGAATACCCtgtccaatttttttcttctctctttctctcccctttcTCTGTAAATATAACACAGATAGATGACACGAGTAGTACACGTATCTCGCTATTTTCTTACGAcgttgaagaagaagaggaggaggaggaggagaagggagaAGAATCGCCTCGTCACACAGgccgatttcttttttcccctaaCCCGTACCCTAACCCTAACCGCATTCTGCCATCTTGTCCTGGAGGCAAAAGGGAACAATGAGAGCGCGGAGAGGGGGCGCGCAGGCCCCCGACAAGAGAACCAATTACCGGGCGAACTTTTTCCCGATGCCCGTTAATCACATTAATCCATTTACGAACGAGCGAACAGGCTCGTGTATACATCGGTCGGTCGCCGGCTAAAAACGCACGAATACGGTGGGATCCGCGATGCCTCCGAGGAAGCCGATGTAAAATTGGTACGTGTTCTGCGTAATCCAGCACCTCGGCCCGGCCGAATATGGCCGTCTAGTCTTCGCCCCGCTCCGCATCGCAGTGCCGTGTCCCTCTATTCTAATAGTCGTGCCCTTTCCACGTGGAACGGAGGATTCCACGAGTTAAGCAGGCGAAACGAGACGATTCGTTTACTTACTTAGGCTGGTGGACGTGCATCGGCTCTCGTAGCCTGTTCTTCGCCATCGAGCGGACATATTTTAGAGGAAGATGTGACAGAGAAGAAAATTAGCCGCTGCCGTTTAGCGAACGTTGTTGCTTGCGGCGCGGAAAAACAggttccccctcccctcccctgtaATAGGCATTAAGCGTGGAAAGAAGTTCGCGGTTATGGCAAACAGGGGATACACGGATGGTGCGCCACTAGTTGATCGCTTAGGGGACGCGTCAAGtgcatcgatttaaaaataaaaaaaggattaaaaaaggaTTCTTGCTTCTTGATTATCTCGGTATAACATTTCGCTTTTGGTTTTCTCTCCTGTTAATCCTCCATCTTGCTTTGTTTGGACTCCTTTTTTATTCACATGTGTATTTAAAGCGATGAATAGTTTATAGTAGATAGCGGTAGGGtcgatatcattaaattagaaattgctCGGATGAAAGCAtatcagattttattttactctCGAAGCAAATTGTTCGAGCAAGAAAGAAACGAGTCCTCGGATTAGTCTCGGTTGAAAAACAAAGCACAGATGTTGGAAACTCGAACAATCGCCTATGTTTTGAAAACGTGATTCGTTCCATCCATCGGATTGTTATCATCGGTAAATGTAACGTTTGGAAAGCTCCTCCATTTCGTCACGGTGAGCACAATTTTTTTCCAGAAAATTTCCCTTCCAATCGTTCATCTTCAaataattccaagaatttccaaatttcattCCAAAAATCCAAACGAGATCCATCGAGCTTccaaaaatcgattttgaacATTTCTTACTCGTcgtaatttttcaacgatgtGATACCTGTAACGAAAATCTTTacgaaaaaggaaattctcgcatattttttttaatcgaagaaaTTGTTGTTCCTTTCGATTTGGGGAGCACAAAAAGGATCCGTGTTCGCATTGTTCATTGCGGTAAGAGTTCGAGCAGGGCACCAGTTGGGAGCTGGTGGTAGTCGAAGAAGGGTTTGTTTATATTCGAGCTTTACGGGAGGCCTCATTGTTCGCTGTGACCAATTGCTCGCCAGGAGGTCCTTGTGGAGCCAGGAAGCgctcttctttttcattcttggCCGAAAACGTCCGGAGGAGGTCGTGGAGAAATTGGAAAGGGCCTGtgttttttttagaatcaatCTTCTATCACGATCCTTGAATCGTTTCAAGGATGAGCGGCTATTAATTATTCCCCCCTTATTCTTTCTTGTTAATCTTACTTTCCTATTCTCTCCTTTGATCTATTAGAAGTATCagtctttcaaattttttaatcttttaaattttttacctgggaataaaatttcattatctagaatcacgttatattttttacaaataacttTTATGCAGAATTCGttccaaatttaatattttacgtacAATGCATAggtctttttttcgaaaatttattttccaaattgatatcaaaataatattattaggaACAACTCTTATAAGATTTCAATTTGACTTCTTAATTTCTCAaggatattttcaattttcgttgGATTCATGTCGGTCAGGATCATCCGGAAGAGAGACATGTTTGAGCATCGATTCGTTCCCGATATTTCACGCATCGAAAGGTTTCACGTGGATCAGCGCGAAGGACATCGCGCGCGCTCTAAGCGGAAAATGCTTTCAGGTAGCAGTTACAGGTAGATCTGTCGCGACTGTCCTTAGATAGAGAACGCGGGAGTCCTTTATCCTGCCGAGATAATCTGATTTCCCGTGACTGAGATGTCAAAACTGTGTGTACCGTCCTTGACAACTCGGTTTTCGGAATGCTACTTCGAGGAAACGTGATTCGCTTCGGTCCCAACTCGATTCGAAAATGTTTTATGCTCTTCTGTGACCAGAGATAAAACTTTACAAGTCATTTCctgaatgtatgtatattttaacttcTCAAGAATTTGAGGATTCAAAGAGAAGAGTAATTGAGcgcattttaatcgaaataacgcaatcaaataatttaatcacgtTCGAtggaagatcgatcgattggCAAAATATTGTACGATAAAAGTATacctttttatattgtatcctTCGACAAAaggattgtttatttattagattatccGATTTAAAAAGTCACAGATGGTGAAAAATATTGGGTATTTCGTGCTTTCCTTTGTTCGTCTTTGCATAAAAGCAAACCGGCGTTCTACTCCGGCTTTCCCACTTTAGAATAACACTCGATTTACCTGCGATTCGCCGCAACAACGTCTTCTTGTGCCACAAAACCTTTAATCCAAACCTTGTCGCTCGCGTTTCTCCATCTCGTTTCTCCATCTTCTTCTTTCACAAACTGCATTCTGCTTCCGAAATATTCCCAACGCACGGCTCGAATCGAGAATAATTCCCCCGAAAAGGAAATTTCTCCGATCATGTGTTTTGACACGAGGAATCGCAAAGGGTGTCGAATCGAGGTGTGTTCCTAGAAAATAGCGATCCGCTCGTTTAGGACGGAAAAGGGACGAGCGTGTCGAAAGCACGGGTCTAGAGCAAACAAGATTTGCCGATTAACATTCAAGACGACCTCCGTGATCCCTTGGAACACGTTACAAAGCGCGCAAAAGTCAGGTCAGTCGACTTTTTGACTTTTCGACGCGCACGAAATTTTTCGGACACCGAGTGGAACGAATCTCGCGGATAAACGCCACAGAGATGTTCCCCTGACCATCCTTCCCTCcgaaaaatgttttacaatGCTCGTTTACGCCGCTCCGTCTTGTTCCCTCCTCGCGAACATCGCTCCATTCGCTCCTGCGATTTCGTCAAGAGGATTTtgcgaaaatttcaatttcattcgaGGCCTCGGCATGCACGGATCTTTATCGcgaatttcatcaaatttcaaCGACAATacgcaataaatatttgttgtgataatttaatgtaaaatctgAAAGCTACGAATTCGTATTacgaaaaaattcgaagaaggTGTTTCGATTATCGTGAATACTCGAgagaaaaaatgcaatattctTGAAGGAGAAAAAACGTGGCGGCTCGCGTGTCGCTTGACATCCGTCGTGGGTCATACGAGTAGGatgtttaattgaaatagCGAGTTTTTACGTCTCTCCGGAGAAAACGTAATTCTCTGCTGTGGAATAATGCGCGAATGGAGCAGC
Coding sequences:
- the LOC107993540 gene encoding segmentation polarity homeobox protein engrailed-like translates to MSVALVTMDSAYGLRLGIGSHHHHHHHHHHRVRSPESHVIPRQDQQQDHKDDIETPLRFSVVNILRPDFGREAILNTKAPKAQAALVSGHSTTIPVPIPRHSPLSLPRDLSLSSNRLSPTRPQANSFSMHRDRDLFSSHCGLTSPLQRNSGLSRSGSLESLASSRSSVTGSSVTGAPSLGSTSSTIGSDSLSGDSSSGSTSNPATNQTGLNGQSPWPAWVYCTRYSDRPSSGPRTRRVKRSHNGKNGSPEEKRPRTAFSAEQLARLKREFAENRYLTERRRQQLSRDLGLNEAQIKIWFQNKRAKIKKASGQKNPLALQLMAQGLYNHSTVPVDEDGEEIVTGNNHSH